A portion of the Desmodus rotundus isolate HL8 chromosome 8, HLdesRot8A.1, whole genome shotgun sequence genome contains these proteins:
- the LOC128781552 gene encoding ral guanine nucleotide dissociation stimulator, translated as MHQTTDTSTCYPEALKGGTLKKVADVVAPAFLGGNISHLTTLRAMYQAFSRAQMFSDDLHSCYRTLSTTSERIKVFLSPEGLPAYNENGHSLRAIASARETWADQVQVFSQPLHFPFFHLKHALVQVNFPTSQQLCEAQLLWVNLEYPQPKDAMPEDPLPEFESNAHPQEIHALSLMAGPARGICLAWPGLMQCLKPGWGHLFCLFFLALLEVLSFILSK; from the exons ATGCATCAGACCACTGACACCAGCACATGTTACCCTGAG GCCCTCAAGGGAGGCACACTGAAGAAGGTGGCAGATGTCGTGGCTCCAGCTTTCCTCGGTGGAAACATCTCCCACCTCACCACACTCAGGGCCATGTACCAGGCTTTCTCCAGAGCCCAAATGTTCTCGGACGATCTGCATTCTTG CTACCGGACTCTATCCACCACATCAGAGAGGATCAAGGTCTTCTTGTCACCCGAAGGTCTACCTGCTTATAATGAAAATGGACACTCACTGAG GGCCATTGCTTCTGCAAGGGAAACATGGGCGGACCAGGTGCAGGTTTTCAGCCAGCCCCTACATTTCCCCTTCTTCCATCTGAAGCATGCCTTGGTGCAGGTCAACTTTCCTACTTCCCAGCAGCTGTGTgaggcccaacttctttgggtcaATCTGGAATATCCACAGCCCAAGGATGCAATGCCAGAAG ATCCACTTCCAGAGTTCGAGAGCAATGCACATCCACAGGAAATACATGCTCTTTCGCTAATGGCTGGTCCAGCTAGAGGAATTTgcttggcctggcctggcctgatGCAGTGCCTGAAACCAGGATGGGGGCatctgttttgccttttttttcttgccctATTAGAAGTTCTAAGCTTTATACTAAGTAAATAA